The nucleotide sequence AGTATTTTTTAACATACTATATATTAATCCTGGCACTCACTAAGTTGTGTTATTGTTTTAGGAATCACATTTTGGCTAATGCACAAtttcagttaataatattttactgttgcTTTTGTCCCCCATGAGTGTGTTTGATACCAAGATTTCTCAATAACAGATGAAAGGATTCAGATGAAAGTTGGTATACACTTGGATTATGATCCATCTTTGAAGTGGTTAATTTTGGGAAAGTCGCAAAAATTCCTGACTGTTAACATTGGGACTTGGTTGACTTGTGGAATGTTATTTCTCATTCTCCTGCCAGTAATGGtccattaaaataatgtacatacaaacacatttttgtattttttgggGGTTGGATATGATTAATGCTGCATCAGTAAGATAGGTGCTGTACTGAGTGCTCCTGTAGTTTGTAcatgtttcataattatttgttgttacagCAAAATGggatatatagatataaattCTGCAAAAACGGAAGCTTACTCAAATTTCTTGAGCTGGGTTTACTGGACCAACCCTGTATTGGAGGAATGTAATGTTCAAGATAATTCCAAAGTTACAATGTTTATCTTCATGAAATCTGGCAAGTTATTAGTCGACAGTACAAGTTGTGTACTACAGACAAGTCAGATGTGTTATCCATGCCTTTGTACTGAAAATACGTTTGTGAAATGCCATCTGTGTGGGAATGACAAGTTGGAGTTCAAAGTGATGTTtgtgagaaaagtaaaaatacttttgtccatcTTACCACTTGCAAGTTGTTACATTTAGTTATTAACCTCTACACAACCTCTTAAATGTATATCTAATTTTTTTCAGTATCTCTATAACATAACTGGTATTTACACAAACCGCTTGTAATATCGGCAGTGTAGGGTTATATCAAAGCTTGTTCACTCTGACATCACGTGAATGTCATTGTACACAAGGttggggtgtgtgtgtgtgcactttGACCACCCCTCACCCATGCATATAGAGgtgaagtaaaaataattttcattttgcaattttttcttgaaaataaaaagattttaatttCACAGCATTTTAATGACCAAAATATTAGCCTGGACCTTGGGTGAATTTTTACTTTACTGAATTTTTTCAAAGGCAGTGTGCAAGTTGATTGTATTTCAATGCAGAAAACTAAAACACAGTCAATGTTGAATGTAAACAGTAGTTGGTTTTAGAGAAATGTGCAATAGAATGTTGTAGTACCATTAACATtttggtatataaaaaaaattaaaattgagatggaaattattttgaagtattcagtttttttgtacagaaagGTTTTGAAGTTAGGTTTTCAAACATATTCAAGTTTTTATAGCAGATTTTCAGGAAAATAAGTCTTTGTAGATGattatttataatgtatgaaatatttttagatcTACCCCCGGTATCTGCGATCTCAAACATGATGTGCTCAACAGTTTCAGTCCCAACATTGTCTTATGTCCAACCTCTCCCTAGCAACATGCTCAACAAATCCTCTGTCTCCATGGAGACACAGTATATGCAGCAACAGAGCCAGATTTTTGTATTTTCCACAACATTGGCCAATAAAGCAGCTGAAACTGTTATATCTGGTCACTTTCCTTCAATAATAGCCTTTCATTGTAATCAGCCAATCACAAAACGTTTTCTGGAGGTCAGTTTGAATAGACATTGTGTACTAAATTATGTATGAAAACTATCAAATTCTTTAACAAGGggttataaatatttgttgttttcgtACTTTCTTTCACTTTTTCCATGCATAAAAGCCTTGTAGgttcaaaataactttttaacaagttaaaatctgtgtttttattgtttactcAATTTGATTATGATTGTGAAATCTCCTTCTAAAGATTAGAGGAATTAAACCATACTGAGgaaaatatgaaaaagtaaagaaataatttgtgATGAGTGTTTTTGTAAGATCCACTGGCTATGTAGCTTGTGGTTCTATAAACCAAATCAGTGAATAAGATTGTTTTCACCAGTTTGCTTCTGTGGTGTGGTCACTGTATTtaagaaactgttgataatttcCTAAATGATTAACATTAAACTATCCAATTCACTAAGAAATTAActggtagattttttttttttaggtacaaTAGATTGCGCTATCCATTCATCAGAGTTCATCAGTAAACCATTCATGAagatttgctaaatatatttaCCATTACTGAACAAAGTGGTCACCaccattttcaaaattttaaatgggCAAAAGCCTTTTgtatttgataaaacatttaacatgtgGAACAAGTTTTTGTTGTAGGATATCCATGACAACTGATTGTGATCACATAACTCATGCACATAATTTTACGCAAACTATTAAATTTGTGGTAGTAATTAATAActtcaatattgtttttaacttttcatttttccATGTAGATATTAAACTACAAAAATCATTACATAATATTTCAGCtgtgaaaataattgtttgttcttttgttgttgttttggttttttaataattatgaacaaatgaagactttagtttaaaaaaattgtctTTCAAATGTTGGACATATTTTCAGAAGTCTCTAAAAGATTTTTTGCCtcatttatttttagaaacatcCTTTGAAAGTCCACCAGTTTAATCGTCAAAACGCATCACCATGGTTTAACAGCTTGGCtcaaggaaaacaaaataaacagttgaaAGTAGGAGGTGTGGGTCCACTACCAGGGTCATCCATGGTCAACCACCAGTTAACTTCTGGACAACCTATGTGTAGTGGTCCTTGTATGGTTCATGGTAATGCCTCATGCTCCATTTCTGGTGGAAGCAGTGGCTGGTCAGGCCATCCCATTGGAACTTCTGGGTTAGGACCTTGTGGCTCGTCGGACATGAATCCTCGGCCAGGAGTATTTCATTGGGGCACTCATCAGCAACAAGGTGTGCTCCATGGCATGAACATGAATCCTCATCAAAAATTTCAGCCTCACATGTCCAACCTAGGTCAACCTTCAGGAATGCGGCCCATGGTCCGTGGTATGCTACCAGGTAATATTGGTGGACCTGTGGGTTCTAATATATCTGGCTGTTGCTCTAACCCAGGAACTCATTACCCTGGTGCACCTAGTGAACCTTGTGGAACTTCACAAGTTCAGTCTTCCCTTACAGGTTAGTGATAAAAGTATTACATTTGAAAACTGTAGGCAGGAAAGAAGAAATTATACTAAGTTAATCAAGCCTGTCATCAAAACAGAGTGAATTATATTTAGCATTGTTAGTGCTTTAATGACAGAAGTATGTATATAGGTGTGTCTGTAAGTATCATCTTAGttcttttcatttaatgttttaacagGAGTGAAAATTCCTGATGAAAACTTAACACCGCAGCAACGCCAACATCGAGAAGAACAATTAGCAATGATCCGGAAGATGCAACAGTGGTTATTTCCAGATCAGCAGGGTAATGAGGTCCCTCCTTCCTCAGAACCTATAATGAATTCACAAGGAGTTATGTTACCTGGTGGAATGGGAGGTCATGGTTGTGTGTCTGGTACAGAGATGTGTCCACAACCTGGGATGGAGATGATGTGTGGACAAGGGTGCTTGATGGGTGACCATCATCCACATCCATCTTCAGATGGTGGTATGTATCATGTGCCTTCCAGCATGATAGGTCCTCAGTATCCTACTCGGCAGAATGTCCCACCTTCTTCAATGGCAGCCCAGATGGAGTGGCAGAAGCTGCAACAACAGTTTATAGAAGAAAGACAGAAGAAGCCATCAGTATCCCATCCCTCTCCCATGGGTCAACAGCCTCAGCCAGCAGTAAATAGCCCAAATCCAAATGTTGGAATGAGTCCAAATACAAGGGTTCAAGGGCCCCCTCCACCTTATCCCAATCCACATGGGGCCATGCCAAGTCCTCATCCCTCTTCTCCAAATCTTTCTATGTCATCTCCGAGAATGCCTTCAGTTACATCGCCCACTGAACCTTCACGTCAATTTTCTCATCTCACTCCTCCAGGTTCTCGCATGCCTCATCCAAGTCCTGGTGGTGGTGTTAACAATAGTTTACATTCTACGCCCATGAATTCCCCAAAACCTCCACCATCTTCATCTGCATGCAATGGGCAAACAAGCGGAAATATTCGGACATCAAATTCTTCAAGTATTAACACAACAAGTACAGTTGGGCCTATATTACCAAGTTTCAGTCCTATGGGTACAAATTCTTCCAGAAAAGCATCTGGGCAGCAAacatcagttagttctttagatATTAATTCAACAATGATGACCAACCAGACATCAGTGTCATCACTTACGCAGTCTACTTCAtcaggtaaatatatatataatatgcatGAAAATAGTTCACTCTAATTGTAACATGCCTCTGTTTCAACTGAATTTTATTACTTTCCTAgacaaataactgcaaacatgttttatttgtgctaacttttaaagtttcttgattttattttataagttaaattttgaatgcaagttctcagagtaaaaaatatttcttgtcaGAAGTAGAACATGATAGATTTTATCAGTCAAGACTTTATGCAATAATCTCCAACATGCAGGTAGATTCATGATTTGTGTTGtactgaaacattaaaaattttggACAACAGTTAAAACACTTGCATTACAAGCAGCATATAATTCATCTGAGctttcaagaattttataaaatagaagTACACAAATGCAGAAAGagaagacagtttgtttgttgtaaatattacttttatatttttatgagtgCTTTGCTTTGCTTCAGGACAAAAAAGAGAATACTCTGAGAGTTAGAGAagctttttataaaaataaatttttaaatccaGCTTATCAAACAGTATCTCAGAGAATTCttattgaatattgtttctaGAAGTAAATCTTTCAtgctttataaatatgtattagaGTTGAGAGTTTTCTTATTCTAAATAATATCTTATGTCTCTAATtagcttttcttttatttttgagttAAGATAACCTTACTTTATTCAAATTCTGAATCTGGTTCATATAAATTTATCAAGTACTTAATGTCCACCTAGACCTAAAGAATGTGTAGTTATATTTTGGAagacaattaattaaaaagtgtttCGTTCCAGAAGATGTGTTTTCAACTAACTGTGGTCACCATCCATGCAATTCTGTTCCATCATGTCACAAAAATGTTCAGAACCCAGAACATACTCTACAATCAGGTACTTTGGGGAAGGAAGCTAGCTTGATGCCTGTACCATCTCCACAACAAATCATGTACCTTAATTCTTTTGATGGCCAAGAGCTCACTATTCAAAAACAGCCCAATACTAGTCTAGAAGCTGATTTAATGTCCCCAGCAAGGTCAGCAAACAATCATTTTGACTAATTGAGAATGTTACAGAGTTAAAGGCCTATATTTATTGTAGTTTCAGTCCCAATAATAAAGACTGAAAATTTCCATCAAACGTGTACTACATACACttgtaataataaagttttaataattgaaaaatattagCATTTCAGTTTAGAAAAAGTAGTTATTAATTAATGCAGGAGATGACTTTCATCAGAATAGACCAAAATCAAGTGTAAAAGTTAGTGTGATTGGATATTaattaagagaaaataaattaatcttgGAAATTAACCGTATATATCTCTGCAAAGCTTTTACAAGAAGCGAAGTACTACAAGCTCTAAAAAGCTGAATAAATGTTCGTCTTTAGATTAAAATTAAGTCAAAGTGCTACTTTGAGTTAATACATATGTGTGAAAGTTTTGGTACAGAGTTAAATTTGAAGTTATTATCAGTttagttgaaaattaaatttttcgtGGATTTTCCTCAATGCTTGATTTTCAACTTTTATgccttacatatatatatatatatatatatatatatatatatatatatatatggctaaGTCAGTTGTCACATATcagtattagttttattttatgtttactaaaatTAATCTGATACAAAGGAATTGTAACACCAAAAAAATGTTATCTAATTTCAAATGAATGGTAGTAAATGCTAGCATAATTGAGCTATATGCTTTATTTTAACTATACAAGCTTACAGTGTaggatttgttttttaaatggtgTTAAATTCATTTCTACAACACACGCGCAGAGAAAGagacaaagatatatatatatatatatatatatatatatatatgggcaAGCTGCATATGTTTTACTGTAATGGTTCTTTCTTCAGAGCTATTATTATTAAAACGTTCTTTTAGAGGTTACCAAGTgtacctttatttattttttcttaacaatgtacaagtgtcattgttttattgaaatatgcaTTAGGTCTTGAAAACCAGCTTAGACTTTCCTTTTCTTTCCACAGGTTATCCACAGATACCTCTCAGTCTTTCCCTAGATCTGATGGAATTCAGGGACCATTGCCAGTATCAACAATGTGTGGTGTTCCTGATAATATGAATGCTCAGTCATATGTAAGTCTGCAGGCTTCACTAGTGGACAGTAACCAACTTAGGTATCCTCTTTCAAATCAGATGGCTGGCTATGACAATAATCCTCGTTTTATAAATACACCACCTCAGGGAGTAGACCTTGGCATGCAACGTTTTGCTGTTCCTCAAAATTCTAGTTTAGAGGAAATGGCTCGAATGGCTGGAGGTGGGACATTGGAGCGATTTCCTAGTGGAATTAGTATTGGTAATGGCCTTAGACCAAGCAGTTCAAATATGGAAGGTATACAGAGATTTACATCTTCAAACAATGGTGTGGAAATAATGAATAGGTTTCGAGGACCAAATTCTGGTGTGGAAATGATGCAACCTCGATACCCTGGCGTAGGGACACACTTGATGGGCCCAGATGGGATTCAACCACATCCTCAGTTCCCACCTTCTGGAGCTGAAACTATACAGCCTCATCAGTATGCAAGTCCTGCCCAAACATTGATATCAAATGAAAGCCACTCCCATCTCCATTCCCTCCAGAAAATGACTCCTCCTTTTGACATCCCTCCTGGAGTAAAATTGTCTTCAGAAATTGCCCAGCATGGGACTGTAAGCCAGATGTGTTCAGGGCCACCTCAGCTTTCTTATCAGCACATGGGATCTCAAAAACTCACACATTTTGACCCACTTGGCTCCATTGCTGCAATGAGTGATTCAGCTGGGTCAGCATCTTCAACCGTTTCTCAGACACAACAGAGTATGATGACCACAACAATGAATATGTCTAGTATGCATGTAAGTGGTAACCTAGGAAACAATCCAAATCAACCACATGTAGTAAATTTTAATACCTCAATGCAGGCAGTTCAGGGTGTTCAGCAATCCATGACACAGCAGGGTGGATCAGATGGGGCTCAAGGGCAACAACAATACATGGGTTCTCAGATGGCCCATAACATGGGTGGTGGTCCTCAGACTGTGAATAATACTTATGTTAACGCCACAATGTCAATTCAACAGCTCAACATTCAAAATGTGACAACTCCCACTTTTAGCCCTACCATACACCATCCACATTCATCTGTTGTTCAGGGACAACACATGGGTGCACACACGGTTAGTTCGTCTGTCACCTCGAACCAATCTATAGCCCATAGTTCTGTATCTCAAAAGCCCTCTGTGAACATGAGTGGGGTTGGGCCACGTGGGCCCAACCAACCGCAGCCATTTCCAGGACATCCTGTGGGTGGACAAAGAATGATGAGTCCTCTAGGAGCAGCCATGGGACAAGGAATGATAGCCAAACATACAGGGCCACCAGGTATTCCCTATAATACTACAAATGTGCATGTGAAAGCAAGTGCTCCAAATACTATTCAGTACTTACCAGCCAGGCCTACTGTAGCTACTCCTGGATCCACTCGGCCACCTAGTCTGGAATTCCTACAAAGGTTTGCTACCCCACTGACCAACCTTGATGCAAAGGTTCCAACACACAACCTCCAGTACTTTCCAGGAGTTACTCCCGTTAACTCAAACATTGGACCGCCATTGGGACCTTCTGGTCCAGGGCAAGTTATGATAAATACTCAGCGACCAGTGAGTATAGGAGCAGGGGCAATGTTGAGAGGACCACCAGTGAGTCACCAAGTCATAACTGGTGGGGAAATGTACCCTGGTCCATGTGGTCCTGGAGGAAATGATCCTGCAATGTTTGGTCAACCTCCAAGACTACAAGGAAATGGCATGATGAGTATAAGTGGTATTGGAGGAGGGCAGGGTGGAGGAATGTTTCCTGGAAAACAAACGCAAATATCACCTGCAGGAATGGCAGATGTAAGTCAACCCCTACAACCATCTTTAGGACATTCAATGAATTATAAACATTCTCCTCTGTATGCCCCCACAACTGCAGACCCAAACTATGCAGTGCAATTTCACAATTTTCAGCAACAACTGTATGCTACTAATACACGTGGTAGCCAGAGTGGCTTGTCATCAGGACAGACTTTCTTTGGTCCAAAGTGAATGGTTAGCTACCATTTATGACAGTTGGAGCTCATTAGTGATCTGCAATGAACAGTGTGCTAACTTTTAAGTTACAAGTTCCTTCAATTTGGCTGAGCCATAGCGGGTAAACACTTCATATGTACAAATACCATACTGTGTATATAACATTACCCGTATGTACTTAAAGTTCACGTGAAGCATGGCTGTGTGCTTCTTGTGTATGTGATTACTTGACAATGTATGTTGGCATGATAAATCTACTTGCTCAATagttataacacaatgtaacatcGTGTCAATACCACAGATATTGAAATGAAGTGAGTTTTACAGTGAATACTATAACAATAAACCTGAAAGTCATGTATTCTTGTATCTTGCTCAGTACTAGTGTATTGAATACAAAGGCTGTTATAACTGTTCACTTTTTATCAGTCCCAAAGCAGACGTACACTGCACCTGGTGCCATGTCGTGTGGTGTTTAAGAGAAACTAATACTCACTGCTTTATATAGCAGCTCACTTGAACCTTGCCTGgacattatttacttttatctaaCCAATTGTACATTTATTGTTGGGTTGCAGGCAAGATTAATAATTTGGTGCCATTTGTGTTTGTCATGTTAGTTTGAAAGTATAATGATACTGTACATATTTGCTGCCATTTTTTACCATGTGGGAAAAGTAGAAACCAGTGACTATGTTTGTGATGGAGAGTGAAAGCTGCAGAATTGTATTACAGATTTCATACTAAAAGCCATGAGTTTTTGTAGGAGATACTGAGATGTCGGTcatgagtaattttatttttgtattttatcaactCTTACAGCAATATCACACTCAAAAAAATACACACGTAACCAAATTTCTGTTCATCGTGATGCACAGGCACAATTGTTTTAGGCTTGACtttatattagtaaaaattaattatgctCTTTCTACAGTTCCacttcacacaaaatattttttatattaagtgtttgaataaaaggTTAGAGCAGAAACAAAATGTAGCAGTCAATATTCTAGATTGTTTTTCTAGATTAtgtaagagaaaataaaatgtacttaaaataCTATTTAACTGTTACTCTGTCTTTCCAAATGaatagtttttaaactatttcGTACATTTCAGTAGCTTTAAATGAATTGTGCAATGTGTGAAAAGTGCTATGATTAAGGTTCTTGTAGAAGAGTTTAAGTTACTTTAAAGGAATACTGTAACCAGCTAAAAGTTAtgacaaaagaaaattttgtgtggGAAAATGAAAAACCATCTTTCAATAGACAATTTTTTCGGCATTAAAAAACACAAGTCCAGTGAGCATTACGGTTCCATTTGATTAATTCAGTAAAACGTCATTATAAAGCACTCCCACCCGTGCCAACTTTAAGgatgaaaaaatgttaaaaagcaAAGCTTGCAAACAAAACTTAACATATATTGCtttaagttgttaaaaacaacaacatgtaaatgCATTTAGAACATGTATGCTGTGACAAGCCAAGAAAGTGCATAAGGAAgcttattttaatttgataacaCAAACCTGAgcaatttttttaacataatctGAAGAGTGAGTGGTAACTAACATAAtgtgaaaaacttaaaatgtcaAATGAAATGATAGAGGACACTAAATTAAATCCCAAAGAGATAAATAAATTGGTACAATTTTCTTCTTGAGCAAACGTTTATAAATTTAGGGTTAAGTTTTCTCTTACTTTCTTTTACATGACCATTAAACTTGGTTGTTACTTACTTCTGAATCACATTAAAATACTTCCTAACATCTTCTGACACAGTTTTCATCTAAAACGTCTtgtgtatttttcatatataaacatGTCAGTGGCTGTTCTTTAAATAAGATTGTCATGTGTTCACTTGCAGTAATAATTAGTAAATGTCTTACTTCCTTGAAATAATGGTTTAGATTTTACCAGAAAGATTTATTaggtaattatttttcaaatatttacataaactaaTCAGTTAATTAAATGAAGTTTCTGGTAATTGAAaagcattttgtattttaagGATCTTGTAATCCATGTATTTCTGTCAAAAGGTGTTCATTGAAGTGccctttatgtttattttgtttcttgtttagaAGTACTGAAGTAAAAACCATTTTtctatcatgaaatattttatgagaatATTTAGATACTTAAATGGGATTTGTAATCAGTTTTCATTAGCATTTTATTTGGTATTGTTTCCTTGATACTTATTTTCAAGTAAGAATTTAAGAActgatataaacatttattgacCAATTCAATGAGGCTGGGTGTACATTTCCCTGTGTTCCCCACCCCTCATGCTACAACTGGGACAAAACTTTCCCACATTCAATGCTGTTTAAACTTTTCTCTGCTGGATTCAGGTTTGTCATTACTAGATGTAGAGCTACCATCCTCTTATATCATTGCCTCATCATCATTATGCATTTGAACActacttgacactgataagtgaTCTGAATCAAGTATTATTTATCTACTAATTAGAGTCATTATTCAACACTCTTGTGATGCAGGCATGGTCAGCACATTCTGCCTAGATATCTTGTTGGGTACTGAAGGGTTAAGTGGAAAGAATCCAGAAAAACTGCACATTAACATTAGGTGGGATGTCAACTCTTTTTACTCCAGTACATTTCACACTGTAAGTCTGAATGACGGTGGAAAGAATTTGTCCTAGTCTCGCAGTGTGAGAGAATAAAAGCCCTGATGAATATTCCTCTCAGctgcagtgaaagggttaaacaaATTGATAAATATACCACATTTTATTCTGGTTAAACAACTGAGTAATGTtgagaaattttatatttttatgagaaattCTTATGGTCAAAAGTTGTTtgcaaagtttttcttttctgaagAATTAATCTAAATAATTGAGCATTCTGATAGAAAAGGAAGCAATGGCTAGCTTtggtttttattgtataatacattaaaatttgtggtatttttatagaaataattcattaaattgaCTTAGATTATAGAAAAACATTACAAGAACTGTTGCTCAAATTAGTTTAAGCCTTAAGTGGATTTgaacaataatatttcttgttcTAAATCAtcttttctaattaaaataaagttgtgttaaaaattagttaaaattaaatattgtagatACATCCTAAAGTTATCTATTGGTCATTTGTCTTGTATACTTTTCATAAACTGTTATTATGTCaggatacattattatttttgatcAAGTATTAATTTCAAAAAACTTGTTTGAAATGTGTCTCCTGTGATTACTGATGGCTGCTGAAACCCTACAACCAcaagttttctatggttattgaGTGTGATACTTAAACAACAGCCTGATTGACTCAATGGTATCTGTTTCATCATGTGACAGGAAATGTcacttttaaaaatgttcaagATATTGTACTTCTCGTTTGATAGTAAAATTACATTAtgcaactgttttatttttaacttgtttgtttagtCATAACAGAAATTGACAAAACTCTATACATGTAAAAAGGtagaacgtatatatatatacaatgtctAGTACTTGGttttaatactaaatatgtaaatattttcttctgtttgtcATATTATTTCTCATGTcttgaatatataatttgaatttgtttttgtccTTTTGactttcttaatatttcttatcACTTATAAATTATTGCTAACCATACGTtggttattttaacaatttagtGGTAATCTGGACAGTTTCGATGTGATGCACGTTAGTTAGGCACGCATCTGGCCAATCAGGTTATTTTATAGCATCGTGTGCAAAATCCActggaagaaagttttgtttcaaacttgCCACAATGTAAACTAGTGACATCTGTAGGTAGTTCCTATCATGTACAGTGAGTGACTGAATGTTTGGCAACTAAAGTCTGACACATGTAATAGTCTGTGAACTTgcagattaaatatatatatttttgatatattttatatattttgaaatctggctaataacaaaagaaagcaaAACAAAGGCTTCACAAGCTTTTGCCACTTGTTGCACCCTCTTTggagtgttgttttatttttattttggattttggCCAGCAACCAAAAGACTGTCCGCACATTATGTCGTATGTGTGTATATGCATGCGTGTGTGTGTGATGGTTTTTATGCCTTCTAATCATTTGGGGAACGGATGTAATAAAGTTGTTGGGAAGAAGACTTGAATTTTCATTTCTTAACATTTAAACATCAAAACCTTGATGGtcaaattaatgtattatattaaattttgtatcacATATAGTTACTTTAAAGACTTCATAAGTTAGAactgtgtatacatacatatactcaCAAGCTCAGTAAGTTATGAAATACACCTTgttaacgttttttttcttttactaattGACGAGAATAATTTTGAAGGCTTAATGTACTTTCGCTCATTAAAAGATGTTGCATTTTTCACATTTCGATTTTACACTATTAACAGATCGCGCATATTCTAAAGGACATTTTAATACTTCTAGGTTGTATTTGCACTTTGATAACCACTTTTGGTTGACGACATGCAACCTCactttgttgtttaaattattgGCTTCACCTGTTAGAAAGGTTATTTTAATCCTTTAAAGACAGCCATTATCAATTGGTGCTGTTATGTATAACATTCCCACTGTTGAAGGGTTAATTGGAGCTCATGCGGTCTTTTCCGAAGTCCTGAACATATTTTCTCAGCTTATCTTAACAATACAGCGCAAATAAATTAGATTCTATCCTActtacgtcaactgtcacaagacgaatatcagtttgtttttgaatttcgcacaaagttactcgagtgctatctgcgctagccgtccctaatttagcaatataaggctagagggaagacagttagtcatcaccacccaccgccaactggctactcattttaccaacgaatagtgggactgactgtcacattataatgctcccacggcttaaagggtgagcacatttgttgcgacgaagattcgaacccgcgaccctcaaattacgagtttaacgcctttaacccacctggccatgaataTCAGAATTAATTATACGTCATCAATTTTGAAagctaagtacaaagctacacaatgggttatatatGCTCTAAcaaccacgggtatagaaatccAGTTTCTATCGGTGCGAGTCCCTAGAAATACTGTTGTACGATGGGAGGGCAGCGTGTTGTAAAGATGATGAAAGGTGTCTTTTATCTTGTTGCTTAAATAATTCAAACATCCGTATACATACACGTCGTTTA is from Tachypleus tridentatus isolate NWPU-2018 chromosome 2, ASM421037v1, whole genome shotgun sequence and encodes:
- the LOC143245122 gene encoding uncharacterized protein LOC143245122 isoform X2 — translated: MPRKLKSQDGNPYEAIRGLWEGAYVSQFIRLFQGKFGFPSITVWICESVIIHVVFIIQDLEDSLVDGSSVLVPDVCARLLRFLTAKKDTLIENFETTLYNLVNKEKGGPLQIQDRLGSWKELSPENKLNVLKWLVDHVYKKKEDDLAEYLDENYSSDDLRGICVGQDAFNNFYWYLDDLRLYRENSFKKPNKKEWECVCVSLADWQSFLKQFRKTSNIQERELHTYLNFQLFPLIESQLKDLESKKKNRETENLKLLEREQKEVGIMLEKKVTCNGGSGTAASLVNVNGVDSLNHDSVNKTIKTASEATENGLEEFLPKVEATKTECDIKMNICENKGSLVNSNNTSSNKVNGNKDITSGVMNNSCSNLSSNSCGTSGQEGCQDGANVIVNGSNCPTAGNPKTSAQSMDTSQDATLPLLTDNRSEGSVSSNKENAPPSAVVNTTDLPPVSAISNMMCSTVSVPTLSYVQPLPSNMLNKSSVSMETQYMQQQSQIFVFSTTLANKAAETVISGHFPSIIAFHCNQPITKRFLEKHPLKVHQFNRQNASPWFNSLAQGKQNKQLKVGGVGPLPGSSMVNHQLTSGQPMCSGPCMVHGNASCSISGGSSGWSGHPIGTSGLGPCGSSDMNPRPGVFHWGTHQQQGVLHGMNMNPHQKFQPHMSNLGQPSGMRPMVRGMLPGNIGGPVGSNISGCCSNPGTHYPGAPSEPCGTSQVQSSLTGVKIPDENLTPQQRQHREEQLAMIRKMQQWLFPDQQGNEVPPSSEPIMNSQGVMLPGGMGGHGCVSGTEMCPQPGMEMMCGQGCLMGDHHPHPSSDGGMYHVPSSMIGPQYPTRQNVPPSSMAAQMEWQKLQQQFIEERQKKPSVSHPSPMGQQPQPAVNSPNPNVGMSPNTRVQGPPPPYPNPHGAMPSPHPSSPNLSMSSPRMPSVTSPTEPSRQFSHLTPPGSRMPHPSPGGGVNNSLHSTPMNSPKPPPSSSACNGQTSGNIRTSNSSSINTTSTVGPILPSFSPMGTNSSRKASGQQTSVSSLDINSTMMTNQTSVSSLTQSTSSDVFSTNCGHHPCNSVPSCHKNVQNPEHTLQSGTLGKEASLMPVPSPQQIMYLNSFDGQELTIQKQPNTSLEADLMSPARLSTDTSQSFPRSDGIQGPLPVSTMCGVPDNMNAQSYVSLQASLVDSNQLRYPLSNQMAGYDNNPRFINTPPQGVDLGMQRFAVPQNSSLEEMARMAGGGTLERFPSGISIGNGLRPSSSNMEGIQRFTSSNNGVEIMNRFRGPNSGVEMMQPRYPGVGTHLMGPDGIQPHPQFPPSGAETIQPHQYASPAQTLISNESHSHLHSLQKMTPPFDIPPGVKLSSEIAQHGTVSQMCSGPPQLSYQHMGSQKLTHFDPLGSIAAMSDSAGSASSTVSQTQQSMMTTTMNMSSMHVSGNLGNNPNQPHVVNFNTSMQAVQGVQQSMTQQGGSDGAQGQQQYMGSQMAHNMGGGPQTVNNTYVNATMSIQQLNIQNVTTPTFSPTIHHPHSSVVQGQHMGAHTVSSSVTSNQSIAHSSVSQKPSVNMSGVGPRGPNQPQPFPGHPVGGQRMMSPLGAAMGQGMIAKHTGPPGIPYNTTNVHVKASAPNTIQYLPARPTVATPGSTRPPSLEFLQRFATPLTNLDAKVPTHNLQYFPGVTPVNSNIGPPLGPSGPGQVMINTQRPVSIGAGAMLRGPPVSHQVITGGEMYPGPCGPGGNDPAMFGQPPRLQGNGMMSISGIGGGQGGGMFPGKQTQISPAGMADVSQPLQPSLGHSMNYKHSPLYAPTTADPNYAVQFHNFQQQLYATNTRGSQSGLSSGQTFFGPK